The Lathyrus oleraceus cultivar Zhongwan6 chromosome 5, CAAS_Psat_ZW6_1.0, whole genome shotgun sequence genome includes the window tattaacTCATTCTATAATAAACTTTAATAATATCTTATTCCTTTAactttttatatatttaaaataaatattattttaatatatgaaaaaaaattattattactTTACTAGTGATTTACTGATCAACACATATTCAAATAAATATTTTGGTTATTCAAACCTTGTTTacaataaatatatatatatatatatatatatatatatatatatatatatatatatatatatatatatatatatatatatatatatatatatatatatatatatatatatatatatatatatatatataagttaTAAACCTTGCTTCTACttttttttatttagaaaaaaaaGATTCTACTTTCTTGGCATAATTTTAGGATGATTAATCGGAgaaaatattatatatatttgctTTGTTTTGGATGCCCTAGTTTTTTCAAATTCAAGTTCATCGCTGTAGCACTTTCTCTCATAAATACAAATATAAGTAGGATTTATATTGATCACATACTTCTTGGTGAGTTACTATGGCAGAAGAAGGATCAATTGGGTATAGTTTTAGTGTTTATACAACCCATGGACTCCATTCAAAAAATCGACAGCCTAGGCCAATTCCTGTGGCGTCAGATTTCTTCAATTTTCAAGTCACGGCATACCTTCGAGATTTCTCTTCACCTCCTATGACGGTGTCAGTCATGTTTAGAACCTCTATACGTATAAATTGCAATGAATTCTTCTTGCACGATCAAAGTTTCCTTTGGTTATACTTGCAGGGATTCTCCTCCCCGTATTTCAACTCTGAAAATCTTTCCGAGATGACACTGAATCTTATACCTAAGGTCAAACGACTGTTCTTTCCCTTTGATATTCATGAACTTGCGGCACCAGTTTCCAATCATATTATCCAAGAGATTCCTTTGTTTTTGACTATTATAGTGGAAGAAAGAAGAACAGCTGAAGAGATGATGATGATAAGAGAACCTGCAGTCATCGAAGAGTCTATGCAATCTGAAAAAAGAATTCCCGCATCCAATGATGCTATTTTGTCTCTTAAAGCATACTCACTTCCTCGGAATTGCTGCATATGTATGGAGAAATTTCATGATGAATTAGAAGAAGGTGGTGATAGTGATGACGTGAGGATATCAACCATGGCATGTGGTCATATTTTTCATTATAATTGTATTGTAAAGTGGCTCCAAACAAGTCATGTATGCCCCTTGTGCCGTTATGCTATGCCCATTTGAATATCATATACTTCattattattaattaatattCTTTGAGGTATTTTATCTTAGAACACTGTCAATGCATTACAATCATCCGTCTGTATTATCATCCGTCTGTATtattttttaaatgtttaaaataaaaatcaaaatattttaaataaattagtGATTATGATTTATAAAGACAAAACCTAATTTTTATATAGCCTACTTTCTTTCATATTTTACTCTCTATATGGTAAATATTTCAAAAAATAATTAAAGATGGCAAGTGGAAGttagttattttatttttaaataaaaattaactATTATATCACATTTAAATAATCAATAactttttttaatttataattcTTTTCCtcttttaaaactaaaattaAGTTAAAAAATAGTATTTTATTATTTTAGGGATATGTCTAAAATCCCTCAGTATCATTCTTTTCCCTCAGCGGTGTGACACTCTAAAATCACACGGTTGGATATAATCTATGACTTAGATTTGATAAAAACAAAGATGAAAGTATTTAGACATTTAGGGTCCGTTTGAATGAGTTTTAgattttagtttttaaaaattattttggAAATTAAGTTTTTAAAAAAAGTTTTGAGGAAAAAACATGTTTGATAATCtaattttcaaaaattatttttaaattgaaCATCGTTACAAATTTGTTATTGATGAATATAGTACCATTTTTTCTTGTTTTGTCCTCTTCCTAATTTCCAAAACTAAAAACCAAAAAATCAAAACCTCTAAAACCTATTTTAAatttttagttttaaaaactcacaaatagaaaatagttttgagaaatagttttataaaattagactatcaaacaaattttataatttttaaattttaaaaactaaaaaacaatttttcaaaaccataTCAAACAGGCCCTAATTCACGGAATCTTTTTCCCTCAGTATCATTCTTTTCCATTAAATACTACAACATATGCAATCTTGGCATAAAACATTATTTTGTCAAACGAATTTTGCTAAAGGATGATTATGTTTCTTATTAATAACACTTTGTTCCCTCGATCTCATAAAACACAGCATTATTTTGTTAAATAATtaaagttcacaaattcaacatatatgAACTACACAAATAAGATGCATTTTTCAATCCAAAGGTGAAGATGCAAACAACAACAGTATTTTGTTTAAAAATTTTATTTAATCTCAGTTTGTCGATGGTAGCAAAGTATAGGTACGGATAGAGGAGGTATAATGGATATAACTTGGAAAATATAAGAAAGTAGCAAGCAATGAAAGAGGAATTAAAAGAAATCCAAATGATTTACCAAACCTTGAAACGTGTTGGTGGGAGTTGTTATATTCATCCAATCACCAGTATAACTCCTAGTATAATTAAACGAAAAAgaattattaaaaaaataaatatttgaaaaaatgTGGAAGTAATATTGTGTGATAATGTCTACCTACATATTCTATTCTTTTTACCTATTAAATCTATATCATTAATTAAATCTAACGGTAAAATTTGAAGGCATCACCGGTGATGGACTTAATTGAGTCATCGCCTTAGACGTGTATACTAATGACTAAGAGTACAAAACTAAAATCGGAAAGACAGACATAAGGGGTAccaaacaacaaataaaataGAAACAAAACTAAACAACAACCATCAAAGAAAACACCCAATACAACACGATTAAAATCAAAAACTACAGGAATTCTCCATAGGGCAAAAATCACAAGGACTTAATCCTTCATAATCAAACTTGATTAAAACCACAAAGACTAACTGTGAATGTGTTCTTGAGTAATTCTGACTAAACCCTAGCCACTCAAGGAAATACAATCACAAAGATTGGGATATAAAGTGTTTACAAAATACTTATAATAAAGCAGAATACACAAATAAATTACAAAGTATTTCACACAAAATATATTCTATGAAGAGTATGTACAAAAGTTCCTTGTGTGTATGTTtcttttctctcaaaaatattcACAATATGCAATATTCACGTAGATGATATTCTCTTAGAATTCTTATCACTGTTCAATTCTTCCAAGATTCCATTATATAGGAAATGAAAAGATTTGTTGGAGAGTATAAGTGGAATACAAAAATGTAGTTGTATCCTTGCATAACGGTCTGTAAAAATGGCAGACACAATGGTACAATAGTACAATCTGTATCCCACAAAATCAACGCAAAATGAACACATAAGGTACATCATTGTTGGCTTACTAATGTAGGACCAATGAAATTTAGTCATAACCTTACTAACAATGGTCATTAAGGTCTTAGTCAGAAAGCCTTGAGAATTGTGAACGGATCGCCTCTCTTCACCTTTGATGTTCATGaatgtgtatatatatatatatatatataatgtacgattaaaaccaattaagggtCATCAAGCCCATTGTTCTGATGTTGTCTAATTCTGACTCATTATGATTATGATTATTAAGCTGCTAATTCTGACCGATTAAAACCAACTAAAGGTCATCTACCCATGAAATCTATTGTTCCCTTGTCTAATTCTGACTCATTATGATTATTAAGCTGCTTTGAATACATTTTCTATTCTTTGAGTACATTTTCTATGTGTAAAAGTCCACCAATCAAAAGTAAGAGTATCAGTACATAATCCCTCAAGCACGACACATATAGAGTTTAAGTGCTTTGAATGGAAGATTGGTTGGGTCGAGCAAGCTTTTTGTGGGGGAGATACGACATTCTAACTAGGGTAGCTCACCCTTTTCTTTTTTAGGGAATGATCTTTAAACCTCGTTAAAAGATGGAATACCAGGTGGACCGAGCAAATTTCTTGAGGGATAAGTTGGCCTTCTAATTGAGGTAAGGAGAGAGACCATGTTGTACATAACCCCTCAAGCATGAGGCGCATAAGGCCGAAGTGCTTTGAGTGGAATACCGGTTAAGTTTAGAAGGTTTATTGAAGGGTGAACCGACCTTATAATTATGGTATCTTGCCCTTGCTTTTTAAGGGCGGGATTAATCGTTCTCATTAAAAGTAGGAAGATCACTCGGGTCAAACAAGCTTCTTGAGAGGCGAGTTGGCCTTGAAAATATGGTAAGGAGAGATCGGATTATACACATCATCTCAAGCATGATGCACGTAGGGCCAACGTTCTTTGAGTGAAAGAACGATTGGGTCGGGCAAACTTCTTAAGAAAGCTCTTCCTTGCTATTTTAAGACGGGCTCTCTCGACCTTGTCAAAAGTTGTCTAGAGCCCGACTTATCTTTAGTGAGTGTTTATGTTTTACTAATAAGTTTCTCTCTCCAAAATAAGCCTAAGGGTACAATATTTATGATTTAAAACAAGTTGAACCATTAATACaaatttaatcaaaataaaagaGATCCTACAACACTGGTTTTTAAAAAAATGGTAAACATTGGAAACTAGAATGAATATCACTAGCTAACTTGCAATTACCATATGGCTGATTAACAAGTTCACGGTCTAAGTTAAatgatcggaaaaatagcaagtgtactatttttaccgatgtagtaataaggagttttatttccaagtatcgatctcagggattgcgtaggaaatacttattttaatttgattctatcagaacaaaaagataatggtttggttgttttggagtttataatagtaaacacaaaaatagtagaaataattgattaagataaaatatgctagggtgagtggttgatttaaccagttatgaattcagtcaagatttccttcatacatatgaaacattcaatcacctaacctcagaatgttcttccttaagtccttaaggaagaaactattaaactatcaattcttactcaaatgtccattcaattaatcattgattttaatcataaacaatatcaaggtttacggtgatttacaaaagttactagtcctagatgatgcattcataaacccaattgtgtgaaaaccctcacaatcacaatcctgttattgaaagtcatagatcaatttgtatttgtccgatacaaa containing:
- the LOC127079253 gene encoding probable E3 ubiquitin-protein ligase ZFP1, whose protein sequence is MAEEGSIGYSFSVYTTHGLHSKNRQPRPIPVASDFFNFQVTAYLRDFSSPPMTVSVMFRTSIRINCNEFFLHDQSFLWLYLQGFSSPYFNSENLSEMTLNLIPKVKRLFFPFDIHELAAPVSNHIIQEIPLFLTIIVEERRTAEEMMMIREPAVIEESMQSEKRIPASNDAILSLKAYSLPRNCCICMEKFHDELEEGGDSDDVRISTMACGHIFHYNCIVKWLQTSHVCPLCRYAMPI